Below is a window of Rattus rattus isolate New Zealand chromosome X, Rrattus_CSIRO_v1, whole genome shotgun sequence DNA.
GACTTttgaaagttcatttttatttttctgccagGTTTTTTTCAGTGCATTTATTAGAAGAACTTTTGTATACAGTAGAAAGAGTTTATTGAGGACTTACAATTTCAGAAGATAAGTCCATGGTAGGAAatatggcagcaggcaagcaagcatggcactggagcagtagcttagAGCTTGCATTTaatccacaagcatgaggcagagagagataatGAGGAATGGAGCCAGGAATGGCCTCAATGCCCACCCCTAGTAACGTAtctcctgcaacaaggccacatctccagaTTCTTCCCCAACAGGAGTAAAAACACACAAATGGCTCATAAGACTATACTAAAACAAATGGTGCTCattggttggagagatggctcagcagtccaTCAAAATTGCTGTTCTTCTAAAGAATTCAACTCCGTCCCCTACCACTCATATAGGGCACTCACAACCAccacaactccagctctagggaatctgacacttATTTTCTGGCTGCCATACACAAGTGGTacatgcatgagagagagagagagagagtgagtgtgtgtgtgtgtgtgtgtgtgtgtgtgtgtgtgtgtgtttaataatttGGGAGAacttttgtgtcttttttctcCCACCTTTGCTGATGTCTTAGGATTTTTCCcagaggttttaaaaatattccaggaTTATATAATGGTGATGGGTCAAAGATCAAAGTACAGAGTTTAAAAGTGGTTATCATATGCAAAAGTAGATGTTtagtataaatttatttttcatatatcattatatattatgATGTTAACAAACATATCAGTATATGACAGCCACTAAAAATATAGTTTGCTATACTCACACATCCCAAGAAAGGTGATATTAGGTAGGAGACACACTGAAAACACCAAAATCAGTAATAACACATCAAGGAAAACAGATGCTTGAAATTTTTTCTGTGGATTCAGGAACTTAGGAGCTGTCTCTAGTTGCCCAATGCCTGTCCCTAAAATAGCTATTCATGTGATAGTGGCCTGGAGACTGAGGCAATTGAAAGTATGGACTGTAGCTTGGTTGACTTGCATTTGAAAAGTATTCTCAAAGACAATTTGTTTACTGTCTCTAAGAACTAGCCACCCTGAGGGATCAGTACCGTCAAGATAAGCAATATAACAATTATATTTCTAAACCAGTAATAAATAATAGCAATATATTTCTAAACGAGAAAAATGATTCATCAAGTAAATGCTCTTATCCACTCATCCCTAATAagctgagtttgacccccagtaCTCTTAAAAAAATGCCAGATATGGTTGCTtgctcctgtaactccagcacttttGTGGCACATATCCAAGGAACATAAAGAACAAGAAAGActgcctcagaaacaaaatggaaggagagaactgatttacAGGAAGTTTTATCTGTCCTCCACACAGCTGCTATGGCCTGAATGTTcttgcgcgtgcgcgcgcgcacacacacacacacacacacacacacacacacacacacacgcacacacacagatgcaacaTGGCAAGCATGtggacatacatacaaaaatagaaataaccattttaaatcatttctagGAACATTTAAATGAGTTCTACTACATATTAGGAAGTtagatttataaattattttccaaactATTAGCCATAGataatgtatgttttcagaggaTAGCAAAGAGTTTTTGATTAGgttattagaaaataaacttgGAAAACACTAGACTAAAATAATCTATGCCTGAAAGAAATAGTTCACTTTAGTGGAAATCTTTCATATTTCTCACTTTGGAGTAATTAATGCATGTCTGTAATGTCTTTGTTAGTATTATCCTGTCCTTATAATAAAAGATATATTAGAATCAAGAATATTATTCAAAATGTTTACATAATAAACTGTACCTTTGAACTTGAATTTTCTTTCAGATTGTTTCTGTGAATCCAAACTTCGAATACAGACGCACTCAAAATATTTCTGATGAGTTCATTTATTTCCGTCCTATTAATGCAGAAAATCAGGaaagggccagaaaacaaaaacaacagaatccATCTTTGGCCTCCCAGCAGCCCACCCCTGAAGGTATCCATCAGGGGGACTTGGGGCTTATGAATCAGGTGGTGACAGTTACCACCCCCCCACCAGCTAAGGAGTTAGAAAGCGCTGCCCTTGTAAAACCCAAAACTTCAGGGCTTCTTCGCTTAGAGAAAATACCAATTATGTCTACATGGGTCCTAGAATTTGAACGCTTAGACGTTACAGGAATTGCCAGtccagaggaaagggggaaaggcacCGCAATACTTGTTGCCGGTGTGCCTGGAAAGGAAGAGCTAGACGATACAGAAATTCCAACTTTGCACTTCACCGGGTTTGTACACCTGGAGgtgttaataaataaatgttcaccaTCCTCAGAATACAGTCGCCCAGGAACCCCAGGAAATCTGTGGATGGAATCTCCAGAAAATGCAGAGTCCCCAGGAAGTGATGATATGGAAGTAGCGAGAAGCATGTATCCTTTTAGAGAAAGATCCATCTTCCGGCGTTCCTGGGCAGAGCTCTTAGAGGCACCACTAAACAGTGAGGGGCTCCATATTCTCCAAACTGttcacaatgaagaaaacacagatatggGTTGGAACAAACTAACACCACAGGAAGAGAGTCAAGGAATTCCCTATCCCGAGGATCAGCATTTCCAGGCTTTGCAAGGCCCTTTCCCCTTGTTGCCCGAGCGCCCTAAGCTCCAGAGGCAGCGTAGTAGAAGCTTACCAAGATACAGTGAAGTCAGAGGCCAGTATTTAAATACACCTGAATTCAAAGCAAACGCAGAAGAAACTCTCTTCTTCACTGGTGATCGTAGTTTACTAACAGAaggtaagatttttcttttttgtttattgggtattcttttttttaaaatgacaatctGATATGTAGACTTCAATGGTTTTTGTATTAATTACATATAACAAGGCAAAATACAAAGGGTTTCATTACTAGTCATCTTGAATATAGATGGTTCTGGATTACAGTATAGCTAGACCACGGGTCTGaaccatgtgcactctttggatggtggtttagtccctgggagctcttgttggttgctattattgttcttatggggatgtaAGCCCTggatgctagcagtaaaccattgaactgaggacagagtccccgttggaggaattagagaaaggattgaagattttttcttaagttgctttcactatgtttgtaacttaaataaaaattttcatataaGTAGACTTTCACTAGTAAATCAACTTATATCCCACCTACATTATCTGTTATTTCTATatcataaaacattttatgaTGACATTAATTACTGTTCTATAAATTTAACCATTATATTCACATTTGTTGATTAAAAGAAGCCTAAATACTTTAAGTTAGGTTTAATTCAATCCCACACCTAAtcatgaattgtgtgtgtgtatgtgtgtgtgtgtgtgtgtgtgtgtgtgtgtgtgtgtgtgtgtgtggggcaggcaGGGCTATACAAACTTTTTTAAGACTTCAAATTTGGATTAAAgttcaccttttaaaaagaacCTAAAAGCATGAGAAAATGACTAATCTTTACTCATTCTGTTTTAACCATAGATTCAGGGGGCAAAACCCCTAACACATTCATTCGCTAATAATTAAGTAGTAGATAAGAACAAAGAATGAACTAATGGACATTGCTAAGCAAActggtaaaaaaacaaacaaatatttcctCTTCTATTTGAGCACCTATTGACAAGAGAGGATGACTCAGCAAATCAACAACTAATTTTTTAACCTATAGTTGACTAAAAGTAATATTAACATAacttataacattttaaatactaGATTAAAATTTACTACTAATTATATAATAACCCTTTTGAATTATCATCATATCTATGTAAGCCTATCCAAAAATGATCCTATACATGCTGGATAGTATTAGGAGTTTTCATGCCTAACTTCTCTTAGAAACCAAATTCCATAACTTCTTGAAAATTATGCccaatagaaatatttctttaaaagtagcATCACCAAACTACTAAAGATAGTTTCAATGAAAAGTCTGAAATCTAACCCAAAGTTTATTTGGAAATCAAAATTTAGCCCATTCTGTAATATTTCTATGTGGGACTCTAAGAAGTTAGTTATCAAATGAAGAAATTAGAATTTATTCTAAGGTCAGCTCAGATAACATTATCCTTTGAAAGGTAAAGTTGATTCAAACTTATTCTTAAATTGAAAATCCTTCTTAAGAGTGCTAGAGGGTTAGCAGCAGGACACTGCTTAGTCAGTAAAGAGCTTGCTTTACAAGTTTGATTTTAAAGttcagattgaaaaaaaaagatatttaatagTGTGTGTTTGTTATCCTAGAAATGAAGTTTGCTAGTAGCCTCCCTGGACAATTTAGGAAATCCCAGGCCAgggagagactgcctcaaaaaaatttaaaaaaaaatttaaaaatgagcaaCTCCTGATGAATAAGACTCTAGGTTGTTTTATGGCCTTCATGTTCACTGGTACACaggtgcatgtgcgtgcacacacacatacacaccactgaagaaataaataaattaataaattaattcctGAGTGTGTCTAATTTTCATGGTTACCCCTTATCTAATTTCTTGTTTGCATTAAATTCCTAATTGCATTAATTTTTCATActaccaaagaaataaaatggcatACTAAAAACCTTCATTCCTAAAAGCCCTTCAGCCTTCGTTCCTAAAAGCCCTTCAGCCTGTAGCTCCTTTCTCACTATACTCTAGTTCCTCCTCTTTCACCGCCTCTACTTTCTAGTCCACGTAAACTTCCGGTATATAAGTATTTACTCACTTTGTTCCTTTGTCCATCTTTTCATCCCAAAGTGTAATTACTAAATAATAGTTTTATACAGTGGTATAATAACCATGTCATTTTGAGGTTATCAAATTGAAAACAAACTTAGAAATATTAATTCTCATTCTTAATCTTAGCTTGTTCTCAAAATTGAAGCCAATCCTATAGTCACTTAAAacttcttgttttgtgttttagaaaatatcaagaaaagaTACAACATGGAGGGAGACTGGCAAAGAGCAATTCCATCACAATCTGGAGAACAACTTCACATTATGCCAAGATTTGACAATTCTGCAATTCAAGGAAACTTTGGAATTCCTGAGGATAATTCTGCATGTCCCAGAAGCGATATTAGAATTCCCAAGTAATAATCAATACTATCCCCATGGTTAATGTCGGCGTCAATACTATCCCCATGGTTAATGTCGGCGTTCCCGTAGATAATCCTCCAGTTCTTGGAGGAAATACTGAAGTTTCCAGGGGCAGTGGTTTCAGAGTTTATGTGGGCAGCAGTGGTAGAGCTTCCAGACCTATCGTATCTTCTCCACTTACTGAGCTCTCAAAGATAGGTGAACACCAGTTATAAAACTGACATTACAAAGCTATCATGATAGTTGAAACAAACAGAGACACTTAACATCAAAACAGACATGTGCAAACTTGACAGCTCAAAATGCTACATGGGACATCTAAATTCTgaatacacaaagaacttaaTTACCAAACCGAGATAATTGTTTATTAGATTGGATATACTAGATTGTACCTATCTGGTTTATTCTGTATGCAGTCCTCAATTCATACAGAGTAATCTGTTGGTAGAAATGTGTTGTAGATGTGTACTTCTTCATTGAGCAAAAtactaagtaattttaaaatgacaatgtGTCCTGGTAATTTCAGATCTTCTTGGATACTTTGATAGgcaaatgaaaatgatttcagacgtagtgacatttattttaatggGTCTAGCTTAATGTCCAAGATGTTTATTGACTGAAAGCTAAGAATCCAGGAAATTTGCCAAAAGATTCTTGAATACAATTCTTTtgtgaactatttttaaaagacatctgGAAAAATGTTCACTAacaaaagtatttaaatatacctatttgttttctgacataaatacagaaaaattgtaaatatttatagtaAGCCTTAAAAGTACAAGGAGACAACTAACTGTAGAACTGTAAATAGCGTATGTTGTTGTGAGATTAATCTAAGACAACAGTAACAGCACCACATGATGCCTAAAATACTGCATGCTAAAACAGGGGTTTTAGtttagaagtcatttttttttttacctttcccAACCACTCTTGTCGATTTGCATAAGAGGATTCAGGATAGAAGATAGGGATTCTTGAACTACTTTATGAGATGAATGAATAGGATGTTCTTCctagagaaaagaagaaggcaTTGGCCCAGATGATCAGCCCAGTATTAAAATTACCCAACCTGGTTTATCTATACGACATGGCTTTGTGGAACATTTATTCCACCAATTTTGTAAGATAGATAAAATATTACCAGAAGGTAATGAGATTAACTGATAAATTGCTTGGGAAGGTAATCTCATTACAAACAAAACCCTGCTATTATATTTCTATTCATACCTAAAATAAATCCTGTGCTGTGTTTTAGGGCACTTGGGCCACTATTCagtttgtatatttaaaatttcaactttCCTGAATAACggttgctgttgtttttacaATACCAAGGGCAATTTAAAGAATAGGTTACCACCTAACCCCTTAATTATGTGCCTTAACACATAGTGCAAGGGGTGATAATCTTGGGTCTGAAGGCAAACTTGCCTTTTTAGAAGATTTACTTGGCCTCTGAAGAAGGAGGTAAAGAGGCTGGCTAGCCTCCCTTCACTCCCCATGGTTCAGCATGTGCTTTATGAACCAGGGTTTTGGCCTCAGAAAATAAGGAAAGGTAGTGAGAGGTTTTCTCCTACTTCTTACCAACCCAGAAGATGGGATACCATTTCAGTCTtgagtcacctgagtttttcacaGGGTGGCAAAACCACAGAAATCACAGAAGGATACAGGCTACTTTACTTAAGTTACTGCCAATATTTgactgagaataaaataaaaaactaaactgACAGATCACTTTGCTTAACGGATAGTCTACTCTATATGCTATCTTGTAATACTGACTTTAGGAAACAGCGCTATTGCATTCTAAATGTCAGAGGAAACCATCTTGTGGGTGAAAAACACCTAATAAGTCAGTAAAACTGAGAAATAACTTACGAGGAACTAATGTTTAtcataaacaagtagaaagaaagacagtAAACAAAATTTGGTTCAATTATAtataacacaaatatataatTGAAGACAGTCATGAAAACACCAACTTCATTATAAACTAAACCCTGCTATGTGAGTGTTATTCCTCATGATCTATATAATTTTGGATGTTGTGATTAGTggcttaaaatttaaataataatatgtgTACAGTGGCCAGCTGCTTCTCTCtcaatttttaagaaattaaatgaaactgTCAAGTAAAGAATCAAACGTGAAGATGGTCTAAGAAGATGATTCTCAATCCTGTAACTATTCTTTAGAGTGGTTTTATTCTTCTGATTACTGTTAGTACCTATTGAACTGAGCAGTGCAAATGTTCAGTAGCATATCATTATTTCCCAAGATTTTTCTCTATCTTCTTAGGGTTCTCCATATCAAATTAATTCTCTAAGTCACTCAAAAATATCAGAATTATACAAAAAAGTAAGATCCATagtttttttcaataaaaatacttcataacaaaaattaatataaCTTTCAGGAAATGTTCATTAATTACATAAGATATTTCCATCTAATCATTATGTTTTAAGTATGTTTTAGAAGTAAAAATCCAAAATACAGCAAAGTGCTTTTAACAAAGTACATGTGCCTTTTTCAGTAAATATTTCAAGAGCAGAGAGCCTCACTAATGTGGAAGACAAATTTTTgtggaaaatgaaaggaaatctaagaaaacaaaattaaaataaaagtatagctttaaattaaataaagttcTAAGTTATTATTTAAGAGGATATTTCCTGCTGCTGTTTGAAACTCTCATTAAttgataaaatgaacaaatagcCCTAAAGTTTATACTGTTCTGAGATACACTAATCCTCTAGAAGTGTTCTTCAACCCAGTACATCCTTTACCTTACTTAACCCCAACCCAGCCCTTCTCCATACCCTCCATACCACATCGCGACTTTAgctctgtccccacccctacACTGTTCTGAGAATCAtctctgctttctccctttccccatctgACTCCACAATGATATTCTCTGCATGTTCGCTCCACCCTTTTTATCATCATTTCTCTCAGCCTATTCCCAAGATTCCTTCCAATTCCTGCCATACCAATATCCCCCTCCACTCTCTCAAACCCCCCCCCACCTAAACCCTTAAACTCCAATCCAGCAGTAATCCAGTAATCTTGAATTCTCCCCACATTTTGACCTTCAGGAATCAATGATGAAATAAAGATTAAGGTAAAGGTAAAGAccatggaataaaaatatttatttaatacctTTTTtgatttataaagataaaaatctatAGTATTAAAATATCCAGGTAGGAATGATGATGCCAAAATGTAGGGTACAGAATACCATGTACTCCCCCAACCAAAAGTCCTTGATATTTAAAATGAGATGGCTTATGCCCGATTTTCAAAAATGATGAAAGCATATACAGAATGACTTTGAAAGTCtccaatttttccttttattatatattataaaaacattctattttaggctctttgaaaaaaataaatggacaTACAATACCAACTTCATCTAAATTGTAAAATATGTTGATGGAAAACAGTAAAAGATGCACTTTGTGAATTTACCTAGAGCATATTTTtgctattaaaataatattttaagagtttatttttaaaatgactcacCTTTAGTAGATTTCCATTATCTTAAACAGCTAATATTCACCTACAAACCAACTTCTTTATTCTTATACATATATTAGAGTAGATAAGATCATCTTCAAATAAATTCTCTATAAAATGCGACATTTTAACACAGTTAATTCCTAAttatgataaaatactatgatTATTACCCAGATGCTCAATGTTTTGAAGATCATCCTTGATGATATTaactattttttataatttctccATAAATATACTAGTCGTTAAACGAACACACATATATTTGATTCTAAAGTTATAAAATAATAGGTTCTAAAGTTTCTTTCTTAAAACCTAACATTTTAGTACAACATAATACCAATACATCTGCAGTGCAGAGTAGGATTTGAAGACAAGAAAACTTTCATTAAGTAGTATCAATTTGGAAACACCGACTATTATCAAAATTCAGTAAAAAAATCAAACCACCTCTACACATTATACCTCCCCAGTCTTCACACTCATCAGACACGCCGACCAAGTGTTTCAGTTTATTCTTAGTACATTCATTCTGTTTCAAGTTAGTAGctctttatttctcattttctacACCTATCACCAGTGACTAGAGAACAAATCTGTCTAAAAGCAGCAAAAGCTATATGATGCttttaactttaatatttattatgagTGTAAATTTCCACCTTTTGAAAGTGAAGGAAACAactggattttattttcaaagaaaaccagGACAGTGAAGTGCACTAGTATGGTGAGACATTGTCCATTTTACACTACTGCTGTATTTAAGTTCCTGAACTGTGTACTGCCTTTATTTGCTGGCCATTTGACTTCTCTCTTGTTTACTAAATATTTATTGTGATATGTTTGAACAAAGTACCATTCAAGGTGATATcgtaatatatatgtaatgtgtgtgaaTTGGCCTGTATTGTATCTTTAAACAAACTGTGGTGTAGATTGATGtgatcttttcatttattcaggGGTTGAATTATTGCAGCACTAGAGTGTAGAACGCCTGGTGCTCATTCTATATGATTATGCTAATCTTGTAAAATTCACAACAGGTATTTTAATATCTTactaatttaaaattcaaataaagaatattaCAGAGGGGTGGTatccatttaaaaagtaaattgctAAATCAATCTTATTTCTGTAGCATAACTCACCATATATTTATTGGGACAatgttaaaaactaaaaacaatattAATTCTATACCCTTTGAAGTAGCTGTTCCTTCTATTACATAGTCTTTTGTCCAAATATAGTGACATTATGTGGGcacttttgtttttcagtattgCTCTGCTTGTATTTGAAACACAGAATATCTGGAAAGAAATAtagacagcagcagcaacagcagcagcagcactttTATTTAATCACTGACAATTTTTGCtgtcataatttttttccttaactaCCCTGAAAggatgattttatattttatttcaactcCAATGTTATTTAATCTGTACCTGTCATATATACCTAACCTTCGCTCTGATAGTTTGGTAAACATGGATATGGAGATTTCAGACATTGATTTTAATGTCTGAATCAGTtgagaataaaaacaagacagCTAATCTTCAACTTTACACATTGAAATCTTTGGTTtgtataagtattttgcctgttttatttatgttcaaAATCTCATTAAAATCCAGTTTGTCTTGATGCAAATATAGACTCTTCTGTAATATTCATTGCACAAATCTTATTAAGTAGAGCCCCAGAAGTGTTTGAtgctacagaaataaaaatatcaactcACTCCCCCTCTTACATCTTAAAACTAAAGTTCAACTCTTGGATAATGATGTTTTTGCCTaagtattttcaattttctatttgTATCTTGTTGAGACTTGTACTCTAAATTATGTAATCTATAAGTGtcagctgtttctctttcttctcaagTAAATTGTGATACTAATTGTGATTGATGTCACTTTCTTATACTATATTTCTGCCAACTGCCTTGTTAATATTTTGTGTCTGGTAAACTTTATTGATGGCTAATGCCATTGTGCTGTCCTCATGATTTCCAATCCAGAACAATGATGTGTAAGGTGCATTGCAAAAGTGTTGCAATTTGCTCTTTTTTCTAGTGAATCTGCTAGAAAAGTATTTGACATAATTGTGAAAGTAATATATTTCTTCCTGAATTGAAATTGTCTTTTGCTTTAAATACTTCATATGTAAATTGatatttcaataaatggtgtCATCTgcattcaaatattttgttttctgtttttatttcttttaagaacatTTCCTGAGACAGAAGAAGCATCCCTGGGACTGTGGGCCCTAGGTCTGAATGAGCCCAAGAGAGATGACCCTTGCATGAGGCCACTCGGGTGGGCCAGGTTGAGGAGCAGACTTGAGATGACTACCAGAGCTGCTCCATGGGGCCCAGACAGGGAGCTAGCCCGAGATGATCACCACCTGGGACCATAGTGGGATCCtggtctgtgctgccactggggatcatgtctgggtctgtggccctgcagcagcagggatCTGTTAGATGGCCATCTTTGGTCTGGGCTACTGCCTGGGGACAAGTTAATGTCTGAGGGTGAGACCCCACCACTCACCTGGACATTGTGGGAGACATTGCCCTGGGGTGTGAAATCAGGAGAGTTGACCCCACCCTTAGCGAGCTGCAGTACTCCAGACATCGAGCATTGCACACTGCGGGAGTTGTAGGTGCTCCTCCCCTCGGGGTatagtgtgggagagctggccctactaCTCATCCCCCATGCTGCAGCATGGATGAAGGAGAGATGCCCTCCTCTGCACTTGCCCCTTGCCACCTGTGGCAGGTGGATGATCTGACCCTGGGATCATGAGAACATGAGAGCTGCCTGGTTCTTCATCAGCACTTGgaagagtgggccctgcaccttgcctggacagcacagtagagctgatcCTGGCGGAGGGGTGCATGCGAGCTGACCCTGAAGGTATAAGTAGGGGAGAAGTGGCTCTGCTGCTTTTCTGCTGTGCCTCGACATGGATGACGGACAAATGCTCCCCCAAGCCTTCCCCTTGTCACCTATGGTGggcaggagagctagccctgagGTCATCAGGCTCTGCTCCTCACCTACTGCAACTCCACTCAGTAATACAGCTGCTCCTGAATGTGGGGGTTGTGGATGAGCCAGCCTCGATGGCATGAgtgcagaagagctggccctgcctcttgtctgctctGCAGTGACATTGGTGAAGGAAAGATGCCCACCCCTCCCTTTTGCCACCTGTGGCaggtaggagagctggccctgatggggCCATGAGAGCAAGAAAGCTGGCACTGCcgctcacctgctgcagcacttgggagagcaggcccagcATGTCACTTGGGTAGAATAATCAAGCTGTCCCTGGACATGGGGGTTGCAGGTGAGTCAGCCCCAAGAGAGTGAGGGCAGGAGACTGGCCCTGCTTCTTGTCTGCTGGAAAGTGGTGCTGATGAGGGAAAGATGCCCTCCTCCCTTCTGCCATCCTTCACTCACCTGTGACAGAGCTGCCTCTGGAATCATGAGAATGGGAGAACATATTCCCTAAACAGCTGCAACACGTGGGAGAACAGGCCGTGCACCTTGAGGGGCAGCAGGTAGAGCAGGCCCTGGTTGCTGAGGTTGTGGGTGAATAGGCTCTGAGGTGGGAGAGCAGGgcagctggtgggctgaccaagtCAGATATCTCTCAGGCCAGATCCGGGGCTTCGTTGACCCACTCACAATCTACCCCACTGGTGAAGCTGGGCTGTATGCAGAGGCTATTCTTACATCCAAAACTATAGAATCTCCATGGCACACAACCCACTGAGGtcccagtattgatagagtagcagaagccataGCACTcataccagaccaatgactcattgcaagcAAAGTATAGATAGACAGGTTATACacgggacacactgtgacacactacagcttgcACAATGAGATTTTCCTATGTTTGGGGGACGTTGCAAGGATGGCGGGCAGGTTCAAGGAAAGtggaagatgagtgggattgagatgcatgatgtgaaagtcacaaagaaccaataaaagttgaaaaaattcattttcctttaccTAAGTTTTGCAAAACTTTACGTATGAGTCTTACATATACTTTGTTAAGTTAAATTAGGCATCAACACACATCACATGGCTTTTGTGCTTATAGTAAATGAtactagtttttatttaaattttaattgtctGTGGCTGGAATAGAGAAATAGAATTGACTTTTCCCATAAGTAT
It encodes the following:
- the LOC116888455 gene encoding uncharacterized protein LOC116888455: MNQVVTVTTPPPAKELESAALVKPKTSGLLRLEKIPIMSTWVLEFERLDVTGIASPEERGKGTAILVAGVPGKEELDDTEIPTLHFTGFVHLEVLINKCSPSSEYSRPGTPGNLWMESPENAESPGSDDMEVARSMYPFRERSIFRRSWAELLEAPLNSEGLHILQTVHNEENTDMGWNKLTPQEESQGIPYPEDQHFQALQGPFPLLPERPKLQRQRSRSLPRYSEVRGQYLNTPEFKANAEETLFFTGDRSLLTEENIKKRYNMEGDWQRAIPSQSGEQLHIMPRFDNSAIQGNFGIPEDNSACPRSDIRIPNGVNTIPMVNVGVPVDNPPVLGGNTEVSRGSGFRVYVGSSGRASRPIVSSPLTELSKIGEHQL